One Armigeres subalbatus isolate Guangzhou_Male unplaced genomic scaffold, GZ_Asu_2 Contig1981, whole genome shotgun sequence genomic window, TTCGACGACGCGGGGGAAGAAAAGTGGTGTTGCGCACGAGCGGAAGTGTTTCCATTGTGGAAAGTCGGGTCACATGCAGCGAGATTGCGCTAGCGCGACAGAAGAAAAGGGACGGAGAACAGaaaagttctgaagaaaaccaAGTGACAAACAGGCGAAGAAAAACAGCAGTGGTGCGTGCTTTATGGCTGAAAGTGCTCCACGCGAGCCGTGGTTCATAGACAGTGGGGCTAGTCGTCACATGACGTGTGATGAAAGTTTTTTCTCGACGCTGGAGAAGAAGAACGGCCCGAAAGTTTTCCTTGCTGACGGAGAAATAGCGAAGACAGCCGGCCATGGTAGAGGGACAATGCTCAGCGTTAACGGTAACGGTGATGTGGTCGATGTGAAGCTTGTTGACCTTTTGTATGTTCCTTCGTTGACTAGTGGGCTCATTTCAGTGGACAAGCTGACCGCAAATGGTTTCACGGCCGATGTGAGATCCGTGATGCTACCGGCTCATTGACGGTAGTAGGAGAGCGCTCTGGCTGTCTGTACCGGCTGAAGCTAGCGGAATCATCAAAGAAAGCTCAAGGTAAGACACACACTACTAATTGTCAGCATCAATGGCACCGACGTTTAGGACATAGGCATCCGGATGTGATTAGAAGAATTCGCGAGGAGAAGTTAGGCACCGGTATGATCGTTACCGACTGTGGCATCCGTGAATGCTGCGAGCCGTGCCTGGAGGGAAAGTTGGCGAGGAGTCCAATTCCCAAATCAGCCGAGAGGAAGTCGACGCAAGTGTTAGATCTGGTCCACACGGATCTGTGCGGGCCAATGCGGACGACGACACCCGGTGGTAAGCGGTTCCTCATGACGATGATCGACGACTACAGCCGCTTCACCGTCGTTTATCTTCTGGCGAAAAAGTCAGAAGCGCCGGAGAAAGTAAAGGAGTACGTTCGGTATGTGGAGAACCTTTTCAACAGAAGGCCGCGTATAATCCGCTCGGATGGCGGAGGCGAATACGTGAATGAGGAGTTGGGCGACTTCTTTGTCAAGGAGGGAATCAAGGCGCAGTATACGACAGCATACACACCACAGCAAAACGGTGTAGCTGAGCGGAAGAATCGGTCGCTACAGGAAATGGCGACGACGATGCTCCTGGATGCCGGTCTCCACAAACGGTACTGGGGCGAGGCCGTGTCAACGGCCGCTTATTTGCAGAACCGTCTTCCGTCGCGATCGGTGGACAAGACTCCATACGAAAAGTGGTACGGGCGGCAACCAGTACTTTGCCATTTAAAAGTATACGGTTGTCCGGCCTTTGTACATATTCCTGCCGTTAAGCGCGGGAAGTTTGAGAGCAAGGCGAGGAAGCTGCGGTTCATCGGGTACTCTGACGCCCATAAAGGTTACCGATTCGTTGATACGTCTACGGACAAGGTCACGATCAGCCGCGACGCAAGGTTTTTGGAGCTGGACAACGGGTCGTCTCACGGGGCGGAGTTGAATCCAGCTGCCATCGGAAGTTCGTCGCTTAGTGACAAGGAGTGGCCTCTTCCGGTAGTGCAATCGAAGCAGCAAAcaagagaagaagaaaatgcaGAAGATGAAACAGCCCCCTGCGGCGAAGAAACAGTGagtgaagaaagcgaaaaagaGGACTATTTTGATGTAGAAGATGCTGAGTCGGACGAAGATCCCCTCGCTGTGAAGCAGGAGGAAGATGACGAAGAAGTTGAGAACGGTGCACGGAGATTAGGGCGTCGCACCCGTGGAATGCTACCCAGCCGAATGTCGGATTATGTGGTAGGCGTCGTCAGGCAGCAGCAGGAGGAACCAACGACATTTCATCAAGCAGTATCCAGTCAAGAGCGAGATTCGTGGAAGGCGGCGATGGACAGCGAAATTCAGTCGCACAAGAAAAACGGGACGTGGGAGTTAGTGCCGCTTCCGAAGGGCAAGAAAGTGGTAGGCAGCCGTTGGGTGTATAAAATCAAAAGGAACGAATCCAACGAAGTGGTCCGTTACAAGGCGCGGATCGTTGCCCAGGGGTTCACGCAATGCTACGGAGTCGATTACGACGAAGTGTTTGCCCCTGTGACCAAGCATGCCACACTACGGGTACTGCTGTCTATGGCGGCGAAGAAGAGGATGGTGCTGAAGCATTTAGATGCGCACCGCGTATCTCTACGGAGACATAGAGGAAGAGCTCTATATGCGCCAACCACCCGGCTACGAAGTTGGCGGCAAGGAGGAGATCGTTTGTCGGCTTCGTAGAAGTATTTACGGACTGAAACAGTCCGCTCGATGTTGGAACCGGAAGCTAACCGGTGTTCTGACGGAAATGGGATTCCAAGCAAGTTCGGCGGATCCGTGCTTATTCGTGGCAACCAGGGATGGCCTCAGAGTATACCTGATCGTTTATGTCGATGATTTCCTCATCGGATCAGAGAGCGAGGCGGAGATTATCCGCGTTCAGAAGCAGCTGAGTCGGCATTTCGAGATTGTCGATCTTGGCGATGTGAAGCACTTCCTAGGTCTGGAAGTACAGAAGGAGGATGACACGTTCTGTGTCAGTCTGGCCAACTACATCGATAAGCTGGTTGCACGAGTAGGCCTAAGCGAAGCGAAGGAGGCAGGAACAGGGCTATCTGAGGAACAAGGTTGGGAGCAAAACCGTTCGAAGATGGTACGAAGTATCGAAGCGTGGTTGGTGCACTTCTCTATGTGGCGGTGTGTGCGCGGCCGGATATAGCTACTAGTGTGAGAATCCTTGGCCGGAAGTTTAGTGCCTCGATGGAAGCGGACTGGACAGCTGCAAAGCGTGTGGTACGGTACCTTAAAGGTACCAAAGAATGGAAGTTGAGGCTTGGAATCAAGAAAGCAGAAGAGTTGGTGGCATTTTCGGATTCTGATTGGGCAGGAGATGCGAGCACACGGAAGTCGACAACCGGTTACGTGGTGTTCTACGCAGGAGGAGCAGTTTGCTGGGTCAGTCGTCGGCAAAGTTGTGTGACCCTTTCGACGATGGAAGCGGAGTACGTCGCCCTGGCCGAAGCGTGCCAGGAAGTAGTGTGGCTTAGGCGACTTTTAAAAGACTTTGGTGAAGAACAAGTGGAAGCAACAGTGGTAAACGAAGATAATCAGGGATGCCTGAGCTTCGCCCGTTCCGAGAGGTCCAGCAAGCGCTCAAAGCATATCGAAACCAAGCACCATTTTGTTCGAGATCTTTGCGACAACGGTGAGGTGGTGCTGCAGTACTGTCCAACGGATCAGATGCCAGCTGATGTACTGACGAAGCCGTTGGGATTCGTTAAGCATCGGCAATTTGCTGAACAGTTGGGGTTGGTCGGTAAGCGACCATAGCAAGGTGAGGTGACTAACCATTGAGGAGGAGTGATGGAAATTACAATGTTTGACCCTCACTATAAGTTCCGCTAGTTTTACAATATGGATTCCTACCCCTAAATGTAATTTGGCCCTTCTGGCAACACGGttgatgtttatgtttatttcatgtactttgtttttatttacttGACCATCAACATTATGTGTAAATACGTTCAGCTATGTTATTTCAATAAATCGTCCATTCTGTCCGTGAATGTCCGCTGTGTTCCGCGATAATTTTCAGCTTCCGAAGTCGGTACGCGAGTGTCCACTAGTGCCAAGTGAGAACTCTGCACAACAACCAACaaagagtacatcatagaaagtcacatcaagtccataacacaattggaagatgcgtccaaatccattaaaaacaaaatccttaacgcctaccaagagagctgtccaactaaatcaactagttcgagtagagacgttccatggtggaataaaactcttgagaagcttaggaaaactgcgcgtagggagttcaaccgtgctaagcgaaccggcgattggagcctatacagaaaggccctgacgaactacaacaaagaaataaggtcagccaaacggaaatcgtggattctaatgtgtgaaagcatagagaatacaccgtagtggccagactccaaaaactctttcaaaagaccactccaatggtgtgggtagcctccgaaagacggatggttcgctcactgtagagcctagcgatacactgagcgaattgttaaagatccacttccctgattcaatccctgagtcgagcatcggcgaccaaggcactggaattgctgtctcagatccacaagagatccaatcatgggtttctgggtctaaaaagacgcaataaaggttgcaaaggaagctttcactcgggccagggttgagagggctgtgagatctttcgagccatttaagtctcctggcatggatggaatatttccagcgttgatccaaaagaggagaaaacactggttccacccttggttgagatttttaaggcgagtctgatttttgggcacatacctaacgattggcgtcaaatccgggctgtcttcattccgaaggcaggcaagagagataaaaccaaccccaaagcattcaggccgataagtttatcctctgtaatgctcaaaattatggaaaaggtactatgcgagtacataaatcacaaatttatgaaagcaatgcctttgtcaaaaaccaattcgcttatcaaagtggaaaatctacgatctcggcactacatacggtagttcaaaaatcgaaaaaacacttaatgcaaaagaaattgctcttgtagcatttcttgatattgagggcgcattcgataacgcttcttattcgtctatagggtcagcaatgttgaggagaaaattcgacccatgcattgttacctggtacatgctatgctagctaatcggaaaatctcctctgagcttagcggttcatacatcactgttaaagcaacaaggggtgtccgcaaggcggagtgctttctcctttgttgtggtcactggtggtggatgagcttctagacagcttagagagaagaggcttcgaagtggttggatatgctgatgacgttgtcattattgtacgaggcaaattcgaaagtgttatcgtggaaagaatgcaatctgcctaaatcacactttttcctggtgtcaaaagtatcaactaggcataaatcctacaaaacttccattatccctttcaccaaacggagaaaggtacaactgaaaccccttttcttgaatcaaacacaattagtttattcaagtgaagtaaaatatctaggtgtcatactcgacgcaaagcttaattggaactctcatctccaatcagttgtgcagaaaggtctcaatacactttgggtttgttcaaaacccttggtaaaagatggggcctaaaaccaagtatgatcatgtggatatataaaaccattgtccgtcccaggacaacttacgcttcccttgtctggtggcctaaaactaatgaggctgctgcaagggctaagctcaacaaaatccaacgcaccgcttgcatagccatcactggtgcagttcgtagtacacccactttggccctagacgcaatgcttcacctgccccggttagatcaattcataaagctggaagcggaaaaaagtgctctaaggttaaagagaacaaaaacactgctgtcgggagaccttacgggtcacctcagcatattaaatgaatttgccataaatcctgcaataggaatttgtagtgactggatggaaacggtagtcaattatgacttaccttacgatgcgttcattccttcccgccaggagtgggaaggaggtggacccagcgttccaacaggctctataaatttcttcacagatggttcgaaaatgaataatctgacaggatccggaatctatggccctacaacaaaaatttctgtccacttaggacagtggctcacagtatttcaggcggaaatatatgcaatattagaatgcgtgttattatgcctgaggagaaagtatagatttgcaaaaatatgtattttctctgacagccaagcggcacttaagtcgcttaataactacacttgtaactcaaagctagtgtgggaatgcattctggctttgaaaacttatccatacgcaatcgagtctacctatattggatcccaggacatacgggtctagagggaaacgagattgctgatgagctagccaggaatggatctaatgaaaggttcattggccctgagcccttctgcgggatctcagactgctctgtaaaaatggaactgaacaaatatatggtcagtcagatcacatcaaactggaatgcacttcccatacgagccaatccaaaaggctcgtaacgattaaccccaagaaaacccaacaactattaggtctcaaataaaagggatctcaacatctacaccggtctaataactggacactgcccctgcagataccatctacaaaagatcggagcaatccaaacctcaaattgccgcttctgtgacgaggagagagaaacatcagaacacatcctctgctattgcagtgcactcatccaacgtaggttcaaagttctcagcaagccctttttagggcctgctgacatatggatcttatcccccaaggacgtggttggcttcataaagctagtctcgccagaatgggggagtcacatactgtaactcaggatctctattcatcaataatagatggtcttgagttcagtcgataccaaggtatctcagtgacaaacatgttactgagataacttgcgtatttcacagtaaaagggtatatcacaatagtcctaaaatctggacgcagtgatcttcacccgacaaacgaggagaaGCACATCCAGGCTCaggttatgcgttgaatgcatacagccaaggacaatacgcaaacaacgatactgaattcgttccaatttgatcaggtggcaatcagctgctgagaggaagcagaaagagccatactctaaaacagagagaatagtcgttttatatagtttgatgaggtcttctgggtgagcgccccaccaagttccggagatagaacgaagaaaatggatcctttttcggTATTTagaaggtatttagaagataaattggtttatgtcatctttcaacagctttagtttcagttgagctgggtaacgcttcttagtaaacacaaccaattgagatttttgcggagagaactcgatccctaaatgtctggcccaaacagtcaggttatttagggaattttgcaatggtctttgcaggacatttgcacatgaacctcttagcaccctggaatgtcaggaccctaaatgaacctgagcgagtgagccttctggctcgtgaactgcagaaggttggagtgatcgtggctgctattcaaaaagttcgatggcctagatccggagaacgtgaattcggagccgtggaccccacgaccaacactgcattcaagtataacatcggCGGCggaaagcagagcatggagttggtttcgtagtgatgggaaagcgaacgaatctgtgtgttgaggatacggggcaaattcttcaattacagcctaatcaacatttacgcaccgacaaacgataaatccgacgaagtgaaggacacgttttatgaatgtcttgataaagcctatggagagtaccctaaagcatgacgtgaaaattgttatcggagatgctaacgctcaggtcggtagagaggacttttcccgtcccataatcggtagggagagccttcactccgctaccaatgacaacggcctacggttagtaaattttgctgctgccagagggatggccatcagtagcacctactttgcacgaaagaacatccgaaagcacacatggagacacccaaatggtgaaacttgcaaccagatagaccatgttctggtggatgggcgccatttatcggatgttatcgatgtgcggacattcagaggtccgaacattgactctgatcactacc contains:
- the LOC134203594 gene encoding uncharacterized protein LOC134203594; protein product: MGFQASSADPCLFVATRDGLRVYLIVYVDDFLIGSESEAEIIRVQKQLSRHFEIVDLGDVKHFLGLEVQKEDDTFCVSLANYIDKLVARVGLSEAKEAGTGLSEEQGWEQNRSKMVRSIEAWLVHFSMWRCVRGRI